A genomic segment from Salvia splendens isolate huo1 chromosome 13, SspV2, whole genome shotgun sequence encodes:
- the LOC121761796 gene encoding phosphomethylpyrimidine synthase, chloroplastic-like, protein MASMQTSLASAVCNNRNGSTSSKFLNSSFLHGTNINGQVASIRRKEVSPAFFSGPKATLTFDPSTTNQEKVQTRSRHTLNPNAPDFLPLPSFEECFPKSTKEYTEVIHEQSGTVLHVPFRRVHLSGDEPHFDTYDTSGPQNIIPRIGLPKARKEWIDRREKLGAPRYTQMYYAKQGIITEEMVFCAARERLDPEFVRSEVARGRAIIPSNKKHLELEPMIVGRNFLVKVNANIGNSAVVSSIEEEVHKLQWATMWGADTIMDLSTGRHIHETREWILRNSAVPVGTVPIYQALEKVDGIAENLTWEVFRETLIEQAEQGVDYFTIHAGVLLRYIPLTAKRMTGIVSRGGSIHAKWCLAYHRENFAYEHWDDILDICNQYDIALSIGDGLRPGSIYDANDSAQFAELLTQGELTRRAWEKDVQVMNEGPGHIPMHKIPENMQKQLEWCNEAPFYTLGPLTTDIAPGYDHITSAIGAANIGALGTALLCYVTPKEHLGLPNRDDVKAGVIAYKIAAHAADLAKQHPHAQAWDDALSKARFEFRWMDQFALSLDPTTALSFHDETLPSDGAKVAHFCSMCGPKFCSMKITEDVRKYTEEHGYGDAEEAVLHGMEAMSAEFLAAKKTVSGEQHGEVGGEIYLQVEYVKSKTV, encoded by the exons ATGGCATCTATGCAAACTAGCTTGGCATCAGCTGTATGCAACAACAGAAACGGCTCAACTTCGTCGAAGTTCCTCAACAGCTCATTCCTGCACGGAACGAACATTAATGGACAGGTCGCAAGCATAAGAAGAAAGGAAGTCTCCCCTGCTTTCTTTTCAGGCCCCAAAGCTACGCTTACTTTTGATCCCTCGACTACCAACCAAGAAAAGGTTCAGACGCGTAGTAGGCACACACTTAATCCGAATGCCCCTGACTTCCTACCACTTCCGTCGTTTGAGGAATGCTTCCCCAAAAGCACCAAAGAATACAC GGAAGTCATCCACGAGCAGTCGGGGACTGTGCTGCACGTTCCATTTAGGCGCGTCCACCTTTCAGGCGATGAACCCCATTTCGACACCTATGACACCAGCGGTCCACAGAACATAATCCCGCGAATTG GGCTCCCGAAGGCGAGGAAGGAGTGGATCGACCGAAGAGAAAAGCTAGGGGCACCGCGGTATACACAGATGTACTATGCTAAGCAGGGAATCATAACTGAAGAAATGGTGTTCTGTGCTGCTCGTGAAAGGCTCGACCCAGAGTTTGTCCGATCCGAGGTTGCACGTGGCCGTGCAATCATCCCCTCGAACAAGAAGCACCTCGAGTTGGAGCCTATGATAGTGGGGCGCAACTTCTTGGTGAAGGTGAATGCAAACATCGGAAACTCTGCTGTTGTGAGCTCGATCGAGGAAGAAGTCCACAAGCTTCAGTGGGCGACAATGTGGGGAGCTGACACGATCATGGACCTCTCAACGGGGCGCCACATACACGAGACCCGTGAGTGGATCCTGCGCAACTCTGCTGTGCCCGTTGGCACTGTGCCTATCTACCAAGCGCTGGAGAAGGTGGACGGGATCGCTGAGAATCTCACTTGGGAAGTCTTCAGGGAGACGTTGATCGAGCAGGCTGAGCAGGGTGTGGATTACTTCACCATCCATGCTGGCGTCCTGCTCCGATACATCCCATTGACAGCTAAGCGGATGACGGGCATTGTCTCTCGTGGCGGATCCATCCACGCCAAGTGGTGCCTGGCTTATCACAGGGAGAACTTTGCATATGAACACTGGGATGATATACTAGACATCTGTAACCAGTACGACATCGCCTTGTCGATTGGTGATGGATTGAGGCCCGGATCAATTTACGACGCCAATGATTCTGCTCAGTTTGCCGAGCTCTTGACTCAAGGCGAATTGACTCGTAGAGCTTGGGAGAAGGATGTGCAG GTGATGAATGAAGGTCCGGGACACATTCCGATGCACAAGATCCCGGAGAATATGCAGAAGCAGTTGGAATGGTGTAATGAAGCACCATTCTACACTCTTGGCCCTTTGACAACTGATATCGCTCCTGGTTACGATCACATCACCTCAGCCATTGGAGCCGCCAACATTGGAGCCCTTGGTACCGCGCTCCTCTGCTACGTGACACCAAAAGAGCATCTCGGATTGCCAAATCGCGACGATGTAAAAGCTGGAGTCATAGCGTACAAAATAGCTGCACACGCTGCTGATCTGGCGAAGCAGCACCCTCACGCTCAAGCTTGGGACGATGCGCTGAGCAAGGCAAGGTTTGAGTTCCGGTGGATGGATCAGTTTGCTCTGTCGTTGGACCCGACCACTGCCTTGTCATTCCATGACGAAACACTGCCTTCTGATGGTGCCAAAGTGGCACACTTCTGCTCAATGTGCGGGCCTAAGTTCTGCTCGATGAAGATCACCGAGGATGTCAGGAAATACACAGAGGAGCACGGATATGGGGACGCAGAGGAGGCCGTCCTGCACGGTATGGAAGCCATGAGTGCCGAGTTCTTAGCTGCCAAGAAAACCGTGAGTGGAGAGCAACACGGTGAGGTTGGAGGTGAAATTTACTTGCAGGTGGAGTATGTAAAATCTAAGACAGTTTAA